A region of Paenibacillus sp. 37 DNA encodes the following proteins:
- a CDS encoding alpha/beta hydrolase yields the protein METKRTGAKGFKRKRYWIPSVVLILIIGFIGVGTQWTPKITVFLLKSLIETANPDMNNKDTMLSDGITRVVDVLYADEGRNDSTLDIYYPSVTSEPLPVVLWVHGGGWVLGDKADITEYAVQLAKQGYVVVSMNYALAPDTTYPTPVIQTNQALMYVKNHVSEYQGDPDNIFLAGNSAGAQIASQTAAVVTNPSLAKLMNITRVAQPDDLRGVLLFCGPYNLSTVAETGFPLIRTFLWSYTGVKTFEDYPRLNEMSTVLQVTAAYPPAFITSGNVDPLTSQSIELAQVLKRLDVDTETLFFSNSSEKLGHDYQFDLKSDAGQQAIRSAVRFMQQYSR from the coding sequence TTGGAAACGAAACGTACGGGGGCAAAAGGTTTTAAACGTAAACGGTACTGGATTCCCAGCGTTGTACTCATTTTGATCATAGGTTTTATTGGGGTTGGTACACAATGGACACCAAAAATAACGGTATTTTTATTAAAATCATTAATTGAAACTGCTAATCCAGACATGAATAACAAGGACACTATGCTCTCGGATGGGATAACTCGTGTTGTGGATGTACTCTATGCAGACGAAGGGCGTAATGACAGTACGCTGGATATCTATTATCCTTCCGTAACTTCGGAACCTTTGCCTGTCGTGCTGTGGGTTCATGGCGGTGGATGGGTCTTGGGAGACAAAGCGGATATCACAGAGTATGCCGTACAATTAGCCAAGCAGGGTTACGTTGTCGTCAGTATGAATTATGCGCTCGCACCAGATACGACATATCCCACTCCCGTGATCCAGACGAATCAGGCTTTGATGTATGTGAAGAACCATGTCAGCGAGTATCAGGGTGACCCGGATAACATATTTCTCGCAGGCAACTCGGCAGGTGCCCAGATTGCAAGTCAGACTGCGGCCGTGGTGACGAATCCATCCCTAGCCAAGCTGATGAATATAACACGAGTAGCCCAACCGGATGATTTGCGCGGGGTTCTTCTATTCTGTGGTCCTTACAATCTAAGTACAGTAGCGGAAACAGGGTTTCCACTCATACGTACATTTCTCTGGTCATATACCGGAGTCAAAACATTCGAAGACTACCCGAGACTGAATGAAATGTCGACTGTGCTTCAGGTTACTGCGGCGTACCCGCCTGCATTTATTACCTCAGGCAATGTTGACCCGTTGACCAGTCAATCGATTGAGCTGGCACAAGTCTTGAAGCGACTTGATGTTGATACGGAAACGTTATTTTTCTCGAACTCCTCAGAGAAGCTGGGACATGATTATCAATTTGATCTGAAGAGTGATGCTGGTCAACAGGCGATACGTTCGGCAGTACGATTTATGCAACAGTATAGTCGATGA
- the nikR gene encoding nickel-responsive transcriptional regulator NikR — MADKEDLTRFGVAFPTPLIEQFDQYIEEQGYKNRSEAFRDLVRKTLLQPSALQSDQDVAGTIVMVYDHHISDLPIRLMELQHEAHHDIISNMHVHLNHDQCLEVIAVRGNLGRLRHLHQQIQVQKGVLYAELSVTYVDELNKLAYAQSHDQDDNPNQSQDHNHSASQHGHSHHHHRSAD, encoded by the coding sequence ATGGCAGACAAAGAAGATTTGACCCGGTTCGGGGTGGCGTTTCCTACACCTCTGATTGAGCAGTTTGACCAGTATATTGAGGAACAGGGATACAAAAACCGATCTGAGGCTTTCCGTGATCTTGTTCGCAAAACATTACTGCAACCTTCTGCATTACAATCCGACCAGGATGTGGCAGGCACCATTGTGATGGTCTACGATCACCATATCAGCGATCTTCCCATTCGTTTGATGGAGCTGCAGCACGAGGCGCATCATGACATCATTTCCAATATGCATGTACATCTGAACCATGACCAATGCCTGGAAGTAATTGCGGTACGGGGTAACTTGGGACGCTTGCGTCACCTGCATCAACAGATCCAGGTACAAAAAGGTGTATTGTATGCTGAGCTTTCTGTGACTTATGTGGATGAACTCAACAAACTGGCTTATGCTCAGAGTCATGATCAGGATGACAATCCGAATCAAAGTCAGGATCACAATCACAGTGCGAGTCAGCATGGTCACAGTCATCATCATCATCGTTCTGCCGATTAA
- a CDS encoding ABC transporter substrate-binding protein has product MGRFSWRWGKRKGRTGLGILLVCSIGLSGCAQGTAPTASSLENGQSGTNSTKDELVLAVGTEPEGGFDPTTGWGQYGSPLFQSTLLKRDAKLQLVNDLATEYSVSEDGLTWTVTLRNDVKFSDGEPLTAEDVKFTFETAAKSGSVIDLTNMADVQAPDDSTVLFTLKSPQSTFISLLTTLGIVPEHAYGADYAEHPVGSGPYKLVQWDKGQQAIVEANEEYYGNKSAFHKLTFLYLDEDAAYAAAQAGTVDIAAIPAAFSKQQVNGMTLEAVKTVDNRGIMFPMQPAGAKSEDGLPAGNDVTSDLAIRQAVNVVIDRKALVEGVLEGYGRPAYSASDDLPWSNAEAVFTDANLEEAKQILAAGGWVDADGDGIVEKNGVKAEFNLLYFAGDLTRQSLALAAADMVAQAGIKINVEGKSREETKKMAYSNAVLFGWGSHDPLETYNLYSSTHKGEGYYNVGLYSNPVVDSWMEKALHATSEEEALPFWQKAEWDGTTGFSYQGDAPWAWLVNIDHLYLVTNGLNIGKQQIHPHGHGWPVTTNLEEWSWDNSTK; this is encoded by the coding sequence ATGGGCAGATTTTCATGGAGATGGGGAAAACGAAAAGGTAGAACAGGATTAGGCATTTTGCTTGTATGTTCCATTGGTTTATCTGGTTGTGCACAGGGCACAGCGCCAACAGCTTCGTCATTAGAGAATGGACAGTCAGGAACAAACTCAACCAAAGACGAATTGGTGCTGGCCGTTGGCACCGAGCCGGAAGGCGGGTTTGATCCGACAACCGGATGGGGGCAGTATGGTTCACCACTTTTCCAGAGTACTTTGCTAAAGAGAGATGCCAAACTTCAACTGGTTAACGATCTGGCTACTGAATACTCAGTTAGTGAAGATGGGCTGACCTGGACGGTCACACTTCGGAACGATGTGAAATTCTCTGATGGGGAACCCCTGACGGCTGAGGATGTAAAATTTACGTTTGAAACAGCTGCCAAGAGTGGGTCCGTGATTGATCTGACCAATATGGCTGATGTACAGGCACCTGATGATAGCACGGTCTTATTCACACTGAAATCGCCACAGTCTACATTCATCAGTCTGCTGACGACACTTGGCATTGTACCTGAACACGCCTATGGCGCTGATTATGCAGAACACCCGGTCGGATCAGGACCGTACAAGCTGGTTCAGTGGGACAAAGGACAACAGGCCATCGTGGAAGCCAATGAAGAATATTACGGTAACAAGTCTGCATTCCACAAACTCACCTTCCTCTATCTGGATGAAGATGCAGCCTACGCCGCTGCACAGGCAGGTACGGTGGATATCGCTGCGATCCCGGCAGCGTTTAGCAAACAACAGGTGAATGGCATGACATTGGAGGCCGTGAAAACCGTAGATAACCGTGGCATCATGTTCCCCATGCAACCTGCTGGTGCCAAGTCGGAAGATGGTCTTCCCGCAGGAAATGATGTGACATCCGATCTGGCCATTCGCCAAGCGGTGAATGTTGTGATTGATCGTAAGGCTTTGGTTGAGGGTGTACTGGAAGGGTACGGTCGTCCAGCCTATTCCGCTAGTGATGATCTGCCTTGGAGTAATGCGGAAGCTGTATTTACAGATGCCAATCTCGAAGAAGCGAAGCAGATTCTGGCCGCTGGTGGCTGGGTAGATGCGGATGGTGACGGTATCGTCGAGAAAAACGGAGTAAAGGCCGAGTTCAATCTGCTTTATTTTGCAGGTGATTTAACAAGACAATCTTTGGCACTGGCTGCTGCGGATATGGTTGCCCAGGCTGGAATTAAAATCAATGTTGAAGGCAAAAGCCGTGAAGAGACGAAAAAGATGGCATACTCCAACGCTGTATTATTTGGTTGGGGCAGTCATGATCCGCTGGAGACGTATAACCTCTATAGTAGTACTCACAAAGGAGAAGGATATTATAATGTGGGGCTGTATAGCAATCCTGTCGTGGATTCTTGGATGGAGAAAGCCCTTCATGCAACAAGTGAAGAAGAGGCATTACCGTTCTGGCAGAAAGCGGAATGGGATGGAACAACAGGTTTCAGTTATCAGGGTGATGCGCCATGGGCGTGGCTTGTGAACATAGATCATCTGTATCTGGTTACGAATGGCCTGAACATTGGTAAGCAGCAGATCCATCCCCATGGTCACGGCTGGCCGGTGACAACCAATCTGGAGGAATGGTCCTGGGATAACAGCACGAAATAA
- a CDS encoding ABC transporter permease: protein MTGRNGWARFVGYKVLRLVSLLVGVSVLSFLLMQFSPVDPIEAYIGGDMIRVSAEQRSLIEERWGLNESPMERLLTWGQALIQGDLGTSMIYRQPVADIIQERFMNSVALMAVAWLLSGIFGFTLGVVAAMRRDSRLDRLICWYCYTLASTPVFWIALLLLMVFGVWLGWLPVGLGVPAGMSADQVTWGDRAIHMILPALTLSLTGVASIALHTRQKLTDVLESDYILFARARGERGFQLFRRHGFRHVVLPAITLQFASFSELFGGAVLAEQVFSYPGLGQATVQAGLRGDVPLLLGLVMCSAIFVFTGNMIADILYRMIDPRMKEELMS from the coding sequence ATGACGGGCAGGAATGGATGGGCCAGATTTGTTGGTTATAAAGTGTTGCGACTCGTATCTCTATTGGTTGGAGTCAGTGTGTTGTCTTTTCTATTAATGCAATTCTCTCCTGTGGACCCGATTGAAGCCTACATTGGTGGAGACATGATCAGGGTAAGCGCCGAACAGCGCAGTCTTATCGAAGAACGTTGGGGATTGAATGAATCTCCAATGGAACGATTGCTTACCTGGGGACAAGCACTTATTCAGGGAGATTTGGGAACATCAATGATCTACAGACAGCCTGTAGCGGATATTATCCAGGAACGATTCATGAATTCTGTCGCGCTTATGGCTGTAGCCTGGCTACTATCTGGTATCTTCGGATTCACTCTTGGTGTGGTTGCTGCCATGAGAAGGGATTCAAGGCTGGATCGCCTGATCTGCTGGTATTGTTACACGCTGGCCTCCACGCCGGTATTCTGGATTGCGCTGTTGCTGCTAATGGTATTTGGGGTGTGGCTCGGATGGCTTCCAGTTGGTCTTGGGGTACCCGCAGGGATGTCGGCTGATCAGGTGACCTGGGGCGATCGGGCTATTCATATGATTCTGCCAGCGTTGACTCTCAGTCTGACCGGAGTAGCTTCCATCGCTTTGCATACCCGGCAGAAGCTTACGGATGTGCTGGAGTCGGATTATATTCTGTTTGCAAGAGCGCGGGGTGAGCGTGGATTTCAGCTGTTCCGTCGGCATGGGTTCAGACATGTTGTTTTGCCAGCCATCACGCTGCAGTTTGCTTCGTTCAGTGAACTGTTCGGTGGGGCTGTGCTTGCAGAACAGGTATTTTCATACCCCGGCCTGGGTCAGGCAACGGTTCAGGCAGGGTTACGCGGTGATGTTCCACTGCTGCTTGGACTTGTGATGTGCAGTGCGATTTTTGTTTTTACGGGTAATATGATTGCCGACATTCTGTATCGTATGATTGATCCACGGATGAAGGAGGAGCTGATGTCATGA
- a CDS encoding ABC transporter permease: MKQTLERSSEQTAEKARVQKVKTANQEVRYMAASNQYSRNPRQRAVIWGSLAVIWIAVVWLTGRLLPAGSTLTSLMDRNLAPTWAHPFGTDWLGRDMFMRTLKGLATSIQVGLLAACGGGLIAMLLGLAAASSKAADRVISWIIDLFLSVPHLVSLVMLAFVFGGGLAGVAAAIALTHWPNLARIVRAEMIQLKSAEYIQISHKLGQSRLQIAVQHMLPHLVPQLFVGVLLIFPHAILHEAAITFLGLGLSPQQPAIGIILSESMRYLSAGMWWLAFFPGLALLLVVRAFDVLGNSLKTLTGTGSSREVR; encoded by the coding sequence ATGAAGCAGACGCTAGAACGCTCCTCCGAACAGACGGCAGAGAAAGCCCGAGTACAGAAAGTGAAAACTGCGAATCAAGAGGTACGGTACATGGCCGCCAGCAATCAATATTCCCGCAATCCTCGCCAAAGAGCGGTGATCTGGGGAAGCCTTGCGGTGATTTGGATTGCCGTTGTGTGGTTGACGGGCAGGCTGCTTCCGGCTGGTTCTACGCTGACTTCATTAATGGATCGGAATTTGGCTCCAACCTGGGCGCATCCATTTGGCACGGATTGGCTTGGAAGAGATATGTTCATGCGTACATTAAAAGGTTTGGCAACCAGCATTCAAGTGGGATTACTTGCTGCATGTGGTGGTGGATTGATCGCAATGCTATTAGGTTTGGCTGCCGCTTCAAGCAAGGCTGCTGACCGGGTAATCTCATGGATTATCGACCTGTTCCTGAGTGTACCTCATCTGGTATCGCTGGTTATGCTGGCCTTTGTATTCGGTGGAGGTTTGGCAGGAGTGGCGGCAGCGATTGCGCTGACTCACTGGCCAAATCTGGCTCGGATTGTAAGAGCGGAGATGATTCAACTGAAATCCGCAGAATATATTCAGATTTCACATAAGTTGGGTCAATCGCGGTTACAGATTGCGGTGCAGCATATGCTGCCACATCTGGTCCCACAACTGTTTGTGGGCGTACTGTTAATCTTTCCCCATGCGATTCTGCATGAGGCAGCCATTACGTTTCTGGGGCTGGGGTTGTCCCCGCAGCAACCGGCAATTGGCATTATTTTGTCAGAGTCGATGAGATATTTATCTGCTGGCATGTGGTGGCTCGCCTTTTTCCCGGGACTGGCATTATTGCTGGTTGTTCGTGCGTTTGATGTGTTGGGCAACAGTCTGAAGACGTTGACGGGTACAGGTAGTTCAAGGGAGGTGAGGTAA
- a CDS encoding ABC transporter ATP-binding protein, which produces MALLDIEGVSVSFRRARGWFGHEQIDVIQNLDLSINEGEIVAVVGASGSGKSVLAQAIMGILPANAKLEGRMSYNGEPLTPERQLHLRGDELMLIPQSVSYLDPLMKVGRQVQPITRDLERKRRFMNQTHLKKTEQELTDRYHLPQGTAGKYPFELSGGMARRVLMATATSGQPKLIIADEPTPGIHPEVLVETMRQFRELANQGVGILWITHDVTTALTAADRIAVFYAGANVETAQVDDFTGNGERLRHPYTKALWNALPQNGFQPLPGSQPLAGQEIITGCSFVPRCSSATVACTRERPPLRQIRGGEVRCLHVT; this is translated from the coding sequence ATGGCTCTTCTTGATATTGAGGGGGTATCGGTGTCATTTCGGCGCGCTCGTGGTTGGTTTGGACACGAACAGATTGATGTCATTCAGAATCTGGATCTTTCCATAAACGAGGGTGAGATCGTGGCTGTAGTAGGCGCAAGCGGATCGGGTAAAAGTGTACTTGCGCAGGCCATTATGGGCATTCTGCCTGCCAATGCCAAGTTGGAAGGTAGAATGAGCTATAATGGTGAGCCTTTGACTCCAGAGCGGCAGCTTCATCTGCGTGGTGATGAACTGATGTTAATCCCGCAATCCGTCAGTTATTTGGACCCGCTGATGAAGGTGGGGAGGCAAGTTCAGCCGATAACTCGAGATTTGGAAAGGAAGCGTAGATTCATGAATCAAACCCACTTGAAAAAGACAGAGCAGGAGCTGACGGATCGTTATCATCTTCCTCAAGGAACAGCCGGGAAATACCCGTTTGAGTTGTCCGGAGGTATGGCAAGACGGGTGTTGATGGCTACAGCGACATCAGGCCAGCCGAAGCTGATCATTGCCGATGAGCCCACACCGGGTATCCATCCCGAAGTGCTGGTCGAGACGATGAGGCAATTTCGTGAGCTTGCGAATCAAGGCGTAGGCATTCTATGGATTACCCATGATGTCACGACTGCCCTGACGGCTGCTGATCGCATCGCTGTATTTTATGCGGGTGCCAATGTAGAGACAGCGCAGGTGGATGATTTTACGGGGAATGGAGAACGACTGCGCCATCCGTATACGAAAGCCCTCTGGAATGCGTTGCCGCAAAATGGATTTCAGCCACTCCCAGGCTCCCAGCCGTTAGCGGGTCAAGAGATCATCACAGGATGTTCATTTGTTCCCCGATGTAGCTCAGCAACCGTTGCATGTACCCGCGAACGTCCTCCGCTTCGTCAGATACGAGGCGGAGAAGTGAGGTGTCTCCATGTCACTTGA
- a CDS encoding ABC transporter ATP-binding protein, protein MSLEAQEVSYRHDQKSWVFQQMNMQVQQGEVVGLWGPSGCGKTSLGRILAGYAEPVAGQVLLDGEPLPRTGVCPVQLVFQHPEKAVNPRWRMRRVLQEAAVQDEQLLEALGIQQAWLDRRPGELSGGELQRFCVARALGTSTRYVIADEMTTMLDAITQAQIWHTVMEVARQRDLGLLIISHDRDLLNRLCDRITPMPMSMSL, encoded by the coding sequence ATGTCACTTGAAGCACAGGAAGTAAGTTATCGTCACGATCAGAAATCGTGGGTGTTTCAGCAGATGAACATGCAGGTGCAACAAGGCGAAGTCGTTGGGTTGTGGGGACCGAGTGGCTGTGGGAAAACAAGCCTTGGGCGCATCCTTGCAGGATATGCCGAACCCGTGGCAGGACAAGTATTACTGGATGGTGAACCACTCCCTCGTACAGGAGTATGTCCGGTTCAGCTGGTATTCCAGCATCCGGAGAAAGCTGTGAATCCACGCTGGCGGATGCGGCGTGTACTTCAGGAGGCGGCTGTGCAGGATGAGCAGTTGCTCGAAGCTTTGGGGATTCAGCAAGCTTGGCTGGACCGCAGACCGGGTGAATTATCCGGTGGGGAACTGCAACGATTCTGTGTGGCGCGAGCACTCGGTACATCGACACGTTATGTGATTGCAGATGAAATGACCACGATGCTGGATGCGATCACTCAGGCACAGATCTGGCATACCGTGATGGAAGTGGCTCGCCAGCGTGATCTGGGATTACTGATCATAAGCCATGATCGGGATTTGCTGAACAGGTTATGCGACAGAATTACACCGATGCCGATGTCGATGTCACTGTAG
- a CDS encoding MalY/PatB family protein, which yields MNNNNSTFDQSINRISTGSEKWDALEEIFGAADALPMWVADMDFAAPPSVIQALQTRMEHGIFGYTVRTEAYHAAVADWMERRHNWKINDDWIVFTPGIVPALSIAVQRFTGPGDAVVIQTPVYAPFYEVVRGQGRELITNPLVENDGHYTMDLEQLESSLQTGRVKMLILCSPHNPVGRVWTREELEGLTSLCLQYNVLMVSDEIHADLVHQRGTHTPLTLISDAVSDLSIICTAPSKTFNIPGLCTSNIIIPNAKLRESFAQGVKTMGLASISTLGAVATEAAYNGAEEWLDECLAYIRGNMEYVQQYVAEHMPQIKMHLPEATYLLWMDFRELNIPHAQLCNMLLHEAGLAFNDGSFFGTEGTGFMRINVACPRSTVEEAMRRLSVLLSNVSGK from the coding sequence ATGAATAACAATAACAGTACATTTGATCAGTCTATTAACCGGATCTCTACCGGATCAGAAAAATGGGATGCGCTTGAGGAGATCTTCGGTGCTGCTGATGCGCTTCCGATGTGGGTGGCCGATATGGATTTTGCTGCTCCACCATCCGTCATTCAGGCCCTGCAAACACGGATGGAGCACGGGATTTTTGGTTATACAGTGCGGACTGAAGCGTATCATGCCGCTGTTGCAGACTGGATGGAACGGCGCCACAACTGGAAAATTAACGATGACTGGATTGTGTTCACTCCAGGTATTGTGCCCGCACTCAGTATTGCTGTACAACGATTCACGGGGCCGGGAGATGCAGTGGTCATCCAAACTCCAGTGTATGCGCCCTTCTATGAAGTAGTACGTGGTCAAGGTCGTGAACTGATCACCAATCCTCTGGTAGAGAATGACGGTCATTACACGATGGATCTGGAACAACTGGAATCCAGCTTGCAGACCGGTCGGGTCAAAATGCTGATTCTGTGCAGTCCTCATAACCCGGTTGGACGGGTATGGACTCGTGAGGAGCTTGAAGGGCTTACGTCACTGTGTCTGCAATACAACGTACTGATGGTTTCAGATGAAATTCATGCCGATCTTGTTCATCAGCGGGGAACTCATACACCATTGACCCTGATCTCGGACGCCGTCTCTGATCTAAGTATCATCTGTACGGCTCCAAGCAAAACGTTCAATATTCCTGGCCTCTGCACATCCAACATCATTATCCCCAACGCCAAGTTACGAGAATCGTTCGCGCAGGGTGTAAAAACGATGGGACTTGCCAGTATCAGCACACTGGGTGCTGTTGCAACTGAAGCTGCTTACAACGGAGCTGAGGAATGGCTGGATGAGTGCCTTGCCTATATCCGTGGAAATATGGAGTATGTACAGCAATATGTCGCGGAACACATGCCTCAGATTAAAATGCATCTGCCCGAAGCGACCTATCTGTTATGGATGGATTTCCGGGAGCTGAATATCCCACATGCACAACTATGCAACATGCTTCTTCATGAAGCAGGGCTTGCTTTCAATGACGGGAGCTTCTTTGGAACGGAGGGTACAGGGTTCATGCGTATTAATGTAGCCTGTCCACGTTCTACGGTTGAAGAGGCGATGCGCAGATTATCTGTGTTGTTAAGCAATGTGTCGGGCAAATAA